A stretch of the Buchananella sp. 14KM1171 genome encodes the following:
- a CDS encoding general stress protein, with translation MARMNNPYLPTLPSGTVVASYKKYEDAQAAVDLLADSGFPVQTTAIVGSDLSMVERITGRLTLGRVALSSALNGIWLGVFMGAFYGIFNPGTALSTIMPVGVMMGLLFGLLTGVIPYLLSGGKRDFTSAKQVVAARYDVLASEQVARARELLARTRGFMAPAGGLLAMPAQSPAAFGGDAVVSDAAVAAPAPSAPSEPLAPTPFGSRPDEQPRFGVRVDPATGQPIVPGAKPAAEQAAGGAAQVTAQPQPDQPAQPPAPRGEEFDPFLPRK, from the coding sequence ATGGCACGCATGAACAACCCGTACCTGCCCACCCTGCCCAGCGGCACCGTGGTGGCCTCATACAAGAAGTACGAGGACGCCCAGGCCGCCGTGGACCTGCTGGCCGACTCCGGCTTCCCGGTGCAGACCACCGCGATCGTGGGCAGCGACCTCAGCATGGTCGAGCGCATCACCGGGCGCCTCACCCTGGGGCGCGTGGCGTTGTCCTCCGCCCTGAACGGGATCTGGTTGGGCGTGTTCATGGGGGCGTTTTACGGCATCTTCAACCCGGGCACGGCGCTGTCCACGATCATGCCGGTGGGCGTGATGATGGGTCTGCTGTTCGGCCTGCTCACGGGCGTGATTCCCTACCTGCTTTCCGGCGGCAAGCGTGACTTCACCTCAGCCAAGCAGGTGGTGGCCGCCCGCTACGACGTGCTGGCCTCCGAGCAGGTTGCCCGTGCCCGCGAGTTGCTGGCCCGCACACGCGGTTTCATGGCGCCAGCCGGCGGTTTGCTGGCGATGCCCGCGCAGTCGCCCGCCGCCTTTGGTGGGGATGCCGTGGTGTCCGACGCTGCCGTGGCGGCCCCCGCGCCCAGCGCGCCCAGCGAGCCGCTTGCCCCCACCCCGTTCGGGTCGCGGCCCGACGAGCAGCCGCGCTTTGGGGTGCGCGTTGACCCGGCCACGGGGCAGCCGATCGTGCCGGGTGCTAAGCCGGCGGCCGAGCAGGCGGCGGGCGGGGCCGCGCAGGTTACCGCGCAGCCCCAGCCCGACCAACCGGCCCAGCCCCCGGCGCCTCGCGGGGAGGAATTCGATCCCTTCCTGCCCCGCAAGTAG
- a CDS encoding DUF1003 domain-containing protein, which produces MAERLDTPKPRRKLRLPRIDLESEGIGRGAEAIAKFSGTPKFLIYLTVFCLSWMAWNTWAPQHLRFDSADLGFTALTLMLSMQASYSAPLILLAQYRQDNRDRVIAEQDRQRAERTQADTEYLTREIASLRMAMQDVATRDFVRGELRDLLEDIIETRAEERAREKAEAALEAERARLAQPTGQGEPAGQAGESEAAGGAASGGVNA; this is translated from the coding sequence ATGGCTGAGCGACTCGATACCCCCAAGCCGCGCCGCAAGCTGCGCCTGCCCCGAATCGATCTGGAGAGCGAGGGGATCGGGCGCGGTGCTGAGGCGATCGCCAAGTTCAGCGGTACCCCGAAGTTCCTGATCTACCTGACGGTGTTTTGCTTGTCCTGGATGGCGTGGAACACGTGGGCGCCCCAGCACCTGCGGTTTGACAGCGCGGACCTGGGCTTCACCGCCCTGACGCTGATGCTGTCCATGCAGGCCTCCTACTCCGCTCCCCTGATCCTGTTGGCCCAGTACCGCCAGGACAACCGCGACCGCGTGATCGCGGAGCAGGACCGCCAGCGCGCCGAGCGCACTCAGGCGGATACCGAGTACCTGACCCGGGAGATTGCCTCCCTGCGCATGGCCATGCAGGACGTGGCTACCCGCGACTTTGTACGCGGCGAGCTGCGCGACCTGCTGGAGGACATCATCGAAACACGCGCCGAGGAGCGGGCCCGGGAGAAGGCGGAGGCCGCCCTGGAGGCCGAGCGCGCCCGTCTAGCCCAGCCGACCGGGCAGGGTGAGCCGGCAGGGCAAGCGGGAGAGTCCGAGGCGGCGGGCGGTGCGGCGTCGGGAGGCGTGAACGCCTGA
- a CDS encoding MarC family protein yields MLEQYVDVTLFLTTFATLFVIQDPAGTLPVFIALTAKRPAKERHRAARVAAITSFMVITVFVLFGRYILTFLGITVPALQLSGGLVLLLIALDLLAGKTGEQEDSGDSAVNVALVPLGTPLLAGPGAIVASMVAIEQSGSRTAGWLAVGAAIILVHILIYLALRFAGVVHRILGVAGTLLITRIAGLLLAAIAVQMVAAAIFGFLEAREILAPLDPRIS; encoded by the coding sequence GTGCTGGAGCAGTACGTAGACGTCACCCTCTTCCTGACGACGTTCGCCACCCTGTTCGTCATCCAGGACCCCGCCGGCACCCTGCCGGTGTTCATCGCCCTGACCGCCAAGCGCCCCGCCAAGGAACGCCACCGCGCCGCGCGGGTCGCGGCCATCACCTCCTTCATGGTGATCACGGTCTTCGTGCTCTTTGGCCGCTACATCCTCACCTTCCTCGGGATCACCGTCCCGGCGCTGCAGCTCTCCGGTGGCCTGGTGCTGCTCTTGATCGCCCTGGACCTGCTGGCCGGCAAGACCGGCGAGCAGGAGGACTCCGGCGACAGCGCCGTTAACGTCGCCCTGGTGCCGCTGGGCACGCCGCTGCTGGCCGGCCCCGGTGCCATCGTGGCCTCCATGGTGGCGATCGAGCAGTCCGGCAGCCGCACCGCCGGCTGGCTGGCCGTGGGCGCCGCCATCATCCTGGTGCACATCCTGATCTACCTGGCCCTGCGCTTTGCGGGCGTGGTGCACCGCATCCTGGGCGTGGCCGGCACGCTGCTGATCACCCGCATCGCCGGCCTGCTGCTGGCCGCCATCGCCGTGCAGATGGTGGCCGCCGCGATCTTCGGCTTCCTGGAGGCCCGCGAGATCCTGGCGCCGCTGGACCCGCGCATCTCCTGA
- a CDS encoding aminopeptidase P family protein — MSEESRIEEKPGDARSQRPSNQAFRDFIGSQWGPRPAGPSAANESAPFAAARREAIGRLLPGVRLVIPAGPLKVRNNDCDYRFRPHSAFSHLTGTGQDFMPDAVLVLDPVADVAADAPAGQADGGAATHTAKLYFHPRASRSSEEFYADSRYGELWVGVRPSLEEVATLTGIECAHINTLPDALAKDAGAVQLAVVAETDEAINALVNTARQAGGIEIGAQSAELDARLARELSELRLIKDSWEREQMQLAVDATARGFDDVLRQLPRAIAHPRGERVIEGAFGARAREDGNGCGYDTIAAAGNHANTLHWISNDGQVRQGDLVLIDAGVEVDSLYTADVTRTIPVNGKFSEPQRRIYQAVLDAADASFERAKQPGAKFKDLHAAAMEVLAARLYEWGLLPCTPEESLSPEGQQHRRWMAHGTSHHLGIDVHDCALARREMYLEAELAPGMCFTIEPGLYFRADDLAVPEELRGIAVRIEDDIFMDGPGQPVRLSADIPRTVEDVEAWVQRLAGAGA, encoded by the coding sequence ATGAGTGAAGAGTCTCGTATCGAAGAAAAGCCGGGCGACGCTCGTTCGCAGCGCCCGTCCAACCAGGCGTTCCGTGACTTCATTGGTTCGCAGTGGGGGCCGCGCCCGGCCGGCCCGAGCGCCGCCAACGAGTCCGCCCCCTTTGCGGCCGCGCGCCGCGAGGCGATCGGCCGCCTCCTGCCGGGGGTGCGCCTGGTGATTCCGGCCGGCCCGCTGAAGGTGCGTAACAACGACTGCGATTACCGCTTCCGCCCGCATTCCGCTTTCTCCCACCTGACGGGCACCGGCCAGGACTTCATGCCGGACGCCGTCTTGGTGCTGGACCCGGTGGCCGACGTTGCCGCCGATGCTCCCGCTGGGCAGGCCGACGGCGGGGCGGCCACGCACACCGCCAAGCTCTACTTCCACCCGCGCGCCTCGCGCTCCAGCGAGGAGTTCTACGCGGACTCCCGTTACGGCGAGCTGTGGGTGGGGGTGCGCCCGTCCCTGGAGGAGGTGGCCACCCTGACGGGGATCGAGTGCGCGCACATCAACACGCTGCCGGACGCGCTGGCTAAGGACGCCGGGGCGGTGCAGTTGGCCGTGGTGGCGGAGACCGACGAGGCGATCAACGCGCTGGTGAACACCGCCCGCCAGGCAGGCGGCATCGAGATCGGTGCCCAGAGCGCGGAGCTGGACGCGCGCCTGGCGCGCGAGCTGTCCGAGCTGCGCCTGATCAAGGACTCCTGGGAGCGCGAGCAGATGCAGTTGGCGGTGGACGCCACCGCCCGTGGTTTTGACGACGTGCTGCGTCAGCTGCCGCGCGCGATCGCCCACCCGCGCGGAGAGCGCGTGATCGAGGGGGCCTTTGGGGCCCGCGCCCGCGAGGACGGCAACGGCTGCGGCTACGACACGATCGCGGCGGCCGGTAACCACGCCAACACGTTGCACTGGATCTCCAACGACGGCCAGGTCAGGCAGGGCGACCTGGTGCTGATCGACGCCGGCGTGGAGGTGGATTCCCTCTACACGGCGGACGTGACCCGCACGATCCCGGTCAACGGCAAGTTCAGCGAGCCGCAGCGCCGCATCTACCAGGCGGTGCTGGACGCCGCCGACGCCTCCTTTGAGCGGGCCAAGCAGCCCGGGGCTAAGTTCAAGGACCTGCACGCCGCCGCGATGGAGGTGCTGGCGGCCCGTCTGTACGAGTGGGGCCTGCTGCCCTGCACCCCGGAGGAGTCCCTCTCCCCGGAGGGCCAGCAGCACCGCCGCTGGATGGCGCACGGCACCTCTCACCACCTGGGGATCGACGTGCACGACTGCGCGCTGGCGCGCCGGGAGATGTACCTGGAGGCGGAGCTGGCCCCGGGCATGTGCTTCACGATCGAGCCGGGCTTGTACTTCCGCGCCGACGACCTGGCGGTGCCGGAGGAGCTGCGCGGCATCGCGGTGCGCATCGAGGACGACATCTTCATGGACGGCCCGGGCCAGCCGGTGCGGCTGAGCGCGGACATTCCGCGCACGGTGGAGGACGTGGAGGCCTGGGTGCAGCGCCTGGCGGGCGCGGGCGCCTAG
- a CDS encoding PHP domain-containing protein yields the protein MRIDPHAHTNRSDGTDTPAGLMRAAAAAGLDVVGIADHDTTAGWEEAAAHVDATGVALLRGTEVSCTFDGIPVHLLAYLQDPADPALTEVFAATRDSRHLRARKMVDLIAPDYPLTWQQVQAQVGPGASVGRPHIADALVAAGYFPHRDACFERVLHPHGPYYVRHFSPHPVEAVELVRAAGGVPVMAHPRAQARGRIVPSDVIKDMARAGLFGLEAHHRDHTPLARRQVEEMAAELGLEITGASDYHGTGKPNRLGENLTDEAVLARLEEQGKLEVIRPCWSST from the coding sequence GTGAGAATCGACCCCCACGCCCACACCAACCGCTCCGACGGGACGGACACCCCCGCCGGGCTGATGCGCGCCGCGGCCGCAGCGGGCCTGGACGTGGTGGGGATCGCGGACCACGACACCACCGCCGGGTGGGAGGAGGCCGCCGCCCACGTGGACGCCACCGGGGTGGCCCTGCTGCGCGGCACGGAGGTCTCATGCACCTTCGACGGCATCCCCGTCCACCTGCTCGCCTACCTGCAAGACCCCGCTGACCCGGCGCTCACCGAGGTATTCGCCGCCACCCGCGACTCGCGCCACCTGCGCGCCCGCAAGATGGTGGACCTCATCGCCCCCGACTACCCCCTCACCTGGCAGCAGGTCCAGGCGCAGGTGGGCCCAGGCGCCTCCGTGGGCCGCCCCCACATCGCCGACGCCCTGGTGGCGGCGGGTTATTTTCCTCACCGCGACGCCTGCTTCGAGCGCGTGCTCCACCCGCACGGCCCCTACTACGTGCGCCATTTCTCGCCCCACCCGGTGGAGGCGGTGGAGCTGGTGCGCGCCGCCGGGGGAGTGCCGGTCATGGCCCACCCCCGCGCCCAAGCCAGAGGGCGTATAGTGCCCTCTGACGTCATCAAAGACATGGCGCGCGCCGGCCTGTTCGGGCTGGAGGCGCACCACAGAGACCACACGCCCCTAGCCCGGCGGCAGGTGGAGGAGATGGCCGCAGAGCTGGGCCTGGAAATCACGGGAGCCAGTGACTATCACGGCACCGGTAAGCCGAACCGGCTGGGTGAGAACCTGACGGATGAGGCCGTGCTGGCCCGACTCGAAGAGCAAGGAAAGCTGGAGGTAATACGCCCGTGCTGGAGCAGTACGTAG
- a CDS encoding magnesium transporter MgtE N-terminal domain-containing protein, translating into MASKVSGRVFIARLIGTTVFDPIGDPVGRVHDLVLLQRATTLRAVGMVIEVTGKRRVFLPFTRITAIQPGAVVTTGLLNMRRFSQRSIEVLAMGQLMDRTVTLKDGSGTAEIQDLAIEKVRGRDWEVTTLYVQRTSTSTLGFRRGETLTVPVTAVTGLTTQSAHPQSAAALLSQFEGMKAADLADELRELPEARRLEVATQLSDERLADVLEELGDEEGVAILTHLKASRAADVLDVMQPDDAADLVGELPDQMAEELLELMEPAEAEDVRRLLEYGEHTAGGLMTTEPVILPPESTVAHMLASVRRQDIPPALAAMVMVVRPPLETPTGRFLGVVHLQRALREAPHLALGSILDTDIDAVAPDVAIGTVTRLMATYNLTALPVVDGDQRLLGAVSVDDVLDHLLPDDWREADEEQTDEAMTRQAENG; encoded by the coding sequence ATGGCTTCCAAGGTCAGCGGGCGGGTTTTCATTGCCCGTCTCATCGGCACCACGGTATTCGACCCTATTGGCGATCCCGTGGGGCGTGTTCACGACCTGGTGCTGCTGCAACGCGCCACCACGCTGCGCGCGGTCGGCATGGTCATCGAGGTGACCGGCAAGCGCCGCGTTTTCCTGCCCTTCACGCGCATCACGGCGATCCAGCCGGGCGCCGTGGTGACCACCGGGCTGCTCAACATGCGCCGCTTCTCCCAGCGCTCCATCGAGGTCCTGGCGATGGGGCAGCTGATGGACCGCACGGTGACGCTGAAGGACGGCTCCGGCACCGCGGAGATCCAGGACTTGGCGATAGAGAAGGTGCGCGGCCGCGACTGGGAGGTCACCACGCTCTACGTGCAGCGCACCTCCACCTCCACCCTGGGCTTTCGGCGCGGCGAGACGCTGACCGTTCCGGTGACCGCAGTGACTGGGCTGACCACGCAGTCTGCCCATCCGCAGTCCGCCGCCGCGCTGCTGAGCCAATTCGAGGGCATGAAGGCGGCCGACCTGGCCGACGAGCTGCGCGAACTGCCCGAGGCCCGCCGCTTGGAGGTGGCCACGCAGCTGAGCGACGAGCGACTGGCCGACGTCCTGGAGGAGCTGGGCGACGAGGAGGGCGTGGCCATCCTGACCCACCTGAAGGCCTCCCGCGCCGCCGACGTGCTGGACGTGATGCAGCCCGACGACGCCGCCGACCTGGTGGGCGAGCTGCCCGACCAGATGGCCGAGGAGCTGCTGGAGCTGATGGAGCCGGCCGAGGCGGAGGACGTGCGCCGCCTGCTGGAGTACGGCGAGCACACGGCCGGTGGTTTGATGACCACCGAGCCGGTGATCCTGCCGCCGGAGTCCACGGTGGCACACATGCTGGCCTCCGTGCGGCGCCAGGACATCCCGCCGGCGTTGGCGGCGATGGTGATGGTGGTGCGCCCACCGCTGGAGACGCCCACCGGCCGTTTCCTGGGCGTGGTGCACCTGCAGCGCGCGCTGCGCGAGGCACCACACTTGGCGCTCGGCTCGATTCTGGATACGGACATCGACGCGGTGGCGCCCGACGTTGCCATCGGCACCGTGACGCGTCTGATGGCCACCTACAACCTCACCGCGCTGCCGGTGGTGGACGGGGACCAGCGCCTGCTTGGCGCGGTCTCCGTGGACGACGTTTTGGACCACCTGCTGCCCGACGACTGGCGCGAGGCCGACGAGGAGCAGACCGACGAGGCGATGACGAGGCAGGCTGAGAATGGCTGA